The following are encoded together in the Zingiber officinale cultivar Zhangliang chromosome 8A, Zo_v1.1, whole genome shotgun sequence genome:
- the LOC122011312 gene encoding uncharacterized protein LOC122011312, with product MDVYLKIDFNQWFNIIGGYKAPIDNAEIPIDPEHWNPEMKKKAQIDFKALNTLQCGLTKEELNHIGPHKNAKELWDKFIELHERTNDAKEGESASKLNARIKDILNRLHTISH from the exons ATGGATGTATACTTGAAGATTGACTTCAACCAGTGGTTCAACATCATCGGAGGCTACAAAGCTCCCATCGATAACGCCGAAATTCCAATAGACCCAGAACATTGGAATccggaaatgaagaaaaaggctcagatcgacttcaaggctctcaacacacTCCAATGCGGGCTaacgaaggaagaactgaaccacATCGGCCCACACAAAAATgcgaaggagttgtgggataaatTCATCGAATTGCACGAGCGAACCAacgatgctaag gaaggagaatctgCAAGTAAACTTAATGCAAGAATAAAGGACATTCTCAACAGACTTCACACCATCAGCCACTAG
- the LOC122011313 gene encoding endoglucanase 8-like produces MERICVFVCGVLLLMSTASVGWEQKHDYKLALSTSLLFFEGQRSGKLPPNQRLTWRKDSALRDGQEGGVDLTGGYYDAGDNVKYSFPMAFTATMLAWSIIEFGDGMAMGNEWINAAEALRWNTDFLLKATAHLPNTVYAMVGNPNSDHICWERPEDMETPRPVYAVNTAHPGSEVAGEIAAALAAASIAFKTYDAAYSQRLLSKAKQAYYFANTYQGSYNDSIGYAVCPFYCDFSGYHDELAWGGAWLNKATNSKKYQNHVDTAIRKMKLMQEEGTNYIDTEFSWDNKHAGTYVLLSQIGQYEKEAQTFACAVLPESPTRTVKYTPGGLLFKTQGCNNQIVGSLSLLALIYAKHLTEARQTITCGNTQFPPWKLVEFAKNQADYILGTNPLGMSYMVGYGPKFPQHVHHRAASLPSVNAHPSFIACGDGFSYLNRPNPNMNELTGAIVGGPNSGTDNFADDRRQSAQTEPTTYVNAPFVGVFAYFVNHKK; encoded by the exons ATGGAGAGGATTTGCGTTTTTGTTTGTGGTGTGTTGTTGTTGATGTCAACGGCATCGGTTGGATGGGAGCAAAAGCACGATTACAAGCTCGCGCTGAGCACGAGCTTGTTGTTCTTCGAAGGGCAGCGATCAGGGAAGCTTCCTCCTAACCAACGCCTGACATGGAGGAAGGACTCGGCTCTACGCGATGGCCAAGAGGGCGGT GTTGATCTAACGGGGGGATACTACGACGCGGGGGACAACGTGAAGTACAGCTTTCCGATGGCGTTCACGGCGACGATGTTGGCGTGGAGCATCATCGAGTTCGGCGACGGGATGGCCATGGGAAACGAGTGGATTAATGCTGCGGAAGCTCTGAGATGGAACACAGATTTCTTGCTGAAGGCCACGGCCCACTTGCCCAACACGGTCTACGCCATGGTGGGCAACCCCAACAGCGACCACATCTGCTGGGAACGGCCCGAGGACATGGAAACCCCGCGCCCCGTGTACGCCGTCAACACCGCTCACCCGGGCTCCGAGGTCGCCGGCGAGATCGCTGCCGCGCTGGCTGCTGCCTCAATCGCCTTCAAGACCTACGACGCTGCCTACTCCCAGCGCTTGTTGTCTAAAGCGAAGCAG GCGTATTATTTCGCAAACACGTACCAGGGCTCATACAACGATAGCATTGGCTACGCAGTCTGCCCATTTTACTGTGATTTCAGTGGCTACcat GATGAGTTAGCTTGGGGTGGAGCATGGTTGAATAAAGCCACCAACAGCAAAAAATACCAAAACCATGTTGATACAGCCATTCGAAAAATGAAACTCATGCAAGAAGAAGGAACTAATTATATTGACACTGAGTTTTCATGGGACAATAAACATGCAGGAACTTACGTCCTCCTAAGCCAG ATTGGTCAGTACGAAAAGGAGGCTCAAACCTTTGCATGCGCGGTGCTACCGGAATCCCCCACCAGGACCGTCAAATACACACCAG GGGGTCTGCTCTTTAAGACCCAAGGGTGCAACAATCAAATCGTCGGTTCACTTTCCTTGCTTGCTCTTATCTATGCTAAACATCTCACGGAAGCTAGGCAAACCATCACCTGCGGCAACACCCAATTTCCCCCATGGAAACTTGTAGAATTTGCGAAAAATCAG GCGGACTACATCTTAGGCACCAATCCACTGGGAATGTCTTACATGGTCGGTTACGGCCCCAAGTTCCCTCAGCACGTTCATCACAGGGCGGCCTCCCTCCCGTCCGTCAACGCGCATCCCTCTTTCATCGCATGCGGAGACGGCTTCTCTTACTTGAACCGCCCCAATCCTAATATGAATGAGCTGACTGGAGCTATTGTCGGAGGGCCTAACAGTGGAACAGATAACTTCGCTGATGATCGACGTCAGTCGGCGCAAACTGAGCCCACCACTTATGTCAATGCGCCGTTTGTTGGTGTGTTTGCTTACTTCGTTAATCATAAGAAGTAA